The Micromonospora sp. NBC_00421 DNA window GCCTACCGACACCCGCCACGGTCGCGCACCTGACCGTCGACGGCCGCACCTACGTCGGCCACGGCGCCAAGGGCGACGTGGAGCTACGCCACCACCCGCTGGTCCGGGCCTACCTGGACGAACTGCCCCCGGGCCACCTGGTCCGCGGCGGCGACCGGCACGCCGAGCTGATCGTCGTCTCCGACCTCCTCCACGAGTACGACCACCGCCGCGCCGCCGCCGGCCAGCCCTCGCTGACCATGCCCGAGGCGGAGTCGCTGCTCCTGGCCACCGGAGTGGACGTGTTCCTGGTCCGCGAACCCGGCGACCCGAACGCCGGCCCGGCGGAACGCCCGTGCGACTCCTGCCTCAACTTCCTGGTGCACTTCGCGGTCGTCGGCTGGTCGGAGCTCGCATTCACCAGGCAATGGCGACCAGGCCGACAAGCCGCCCCCGAGCCGGGGCGCTTCCCGCCCGAGGTCGCCGATGCGCTGGTGAGTGCCGGCTGGCGGCCCGGCTTCGGCGACGACGGGCTTGCCGAGGAGGCGATCACGGAGACGCGGGAGATCTCCAGCCGACACCCCGCCCTCGATGCCGCGCTGGACGCCCTCACCAAGTTCCCAGGGCTCGCCTCCGGTCGGCGTGGTCCGGGTCGGCAGGTGTGGATATCGCGGTTCTCCATCGACCCCGTGCACGCCGCGTACACCGTCGACACGCTGGCGGACTTCGGTGCCGTGCTCGGCGTGCGGCTCTTTCCGATCGGGGCGCAGCACCCGGACGGCATCCTGGCCGTCGACGAGCACGGCCGGGTCTTCGCGTTGGACCAGGCCGGTGAGTGGTTCCTCGGCGACGACGTCGACGCCGCGCTGACCACCCTGCTCCTCGGCCTCACCCCGCCCCGGGTCCGGGACGACGGCACCTGGTGAAACGGCTGTGCCGGGCCCACAGCTGCACCCCGGTCAGCGCATCGGCAGCGTAGACGACCCGGGGTCGCACGGAAACAGTCGCTCAAGCCCTTGTCTGCCGCGAATTCAGTAGCCAAGATGGCAGTCAGACTGCGATTACCTCCGCTGACCCGACCCTCAGCCACCCTGGAGCGACCTCACCATGAGCGACCAGCAGCAGCTGCGCAACTTCGTCGACGGTGCGTACGTCGACCCGGTGGACGGCGGGTACGCCGACCTGATCGACCCCTGCACCGGTGACGTCTTCGCCCAGGCACCGGTCTCCGGAACGGCGGACGTGGACGCGGCGATGCGGGCCGCCGCCACCGCCTTCGAGACCTGGCGGGACACCACCCCGGCGGAGCGGCAGCGGGCGATGCTGAAGCTCGCCGACGCGGTGGAGTCCCGGGCCGCCGAGCTGGTCGACGCGGAGGTGCGCAACACCGGCAAGCCGCGTCAGCTCACCGCCGAGGAGGAGCTGCCACCGGCGGTGGACCAGTTCCGCTTCTTCGCCGGGGCGGCCCGACTGCTGGAGGGCCGCTCGGCCGGGGAGTACCTGGCGGGGCACACGTCGTACGTGCGACGGGAGCCGATCGGCGTCTGCGCGCAGGTCACCCCGTGGAACTACCCGCTGATGATGGCGGTCTGGAAGATCGCCCCGGCGTTGGCGGCCGGCAACACGGTGGTGTTGAAGCCGTCGGACACCACGCCGGTGTCGACGCTGCTGCTGGCCGAGATCGCCGCCGAGTTCTTCCCGCCGGGGGTGTTCAACGTGGTCTGTGGCGACCGGGACACCGGTCGTACCCTGGTGGCGCATCCGACCCCGCAGCTGGTGTCGATCACCGGCTCGACCCGGGCGGGCATGGAGGTCGCCTCCGCTGCCGCGCCGGATCTCAAGCGGACCCATCTTGAGCTGGGCGGAAAGGCCCCGGTGGTGGTCTTCGACGACGCGGACGTGGCGGCGGCGGCCGAGGCGATCGCGATGGGCGGCTACTTCAACGCCGGTCAGGACTGCACCGCGGCGACCCGGGTGCTTGTCGGTCCGGGCGTGCACGACGACTTCGTGTCGGCCCTCGCCGAGCAGGCCCGCAACACCAGGACCGGCGGCCCGGACGACGCGGACGTGCTCTACGGCCCACTGAACAACGCCAACCAGCTGGCCCGGGTCAGCGGCTTCGTCGACCGGTTGCCCGACCACGCCGAGCTGCACACCGGTGGCGCGCGGGTCGGTGGGCGCGGCTACTTCTACTCCCCCACCGTGGTCTCCGGGGTACGCCAGGCCGACGAGATCATCCAGCAGGAGGTGTTCGGCCCGGTCATCACCGTGCAGCGGTTCGACGACGAGGACGAGGCGGTGCGCTGGGCCAACGGCGTCGACTACGGCCTGTCCGCCTCGGTCTGGACGAAGGACCACGGCCGGGCGATGCGGATGACCCGCCGGCTCGACTTCGGCTGCGTCTGGGTGAACACCCACATCCCGTTCGTCTCGGAGATGCCACACGGGGGCTTCAAGCACTCCGGGCACGGCAAGGACCTGTCGGTCTACAGCCTGGAGGACTACACCCGGATCAAGCACGTCATGCACCACATCGAGGGCTGACCCATGGTCTCCAGCGCGGAGCTGCACCGGCGGCGGGGTGCTGCGGTGGCCCGGGGTGTCGGCAGTGTGATCAGTTCCTACGTGGACACCGCGAGCGGCGGCACCATCGTCGACGTCGAGGGGCGGGAGTGGATCGACTTCGCCGCCGGCATCGCGGTCACCAGCGTCGGCAACTCCGCACCGCGGGTGGTCGAGGCGGTACGGGCGCAGGTCGAGCGGTTCACCCACACCTGCTTCATGGTCGCGCCGTACGAGTCGTACGTGGCGGTCTGTGAACAGCTCAACGCGTTGACCCCGGGCACCTTCGAGAAGCGTTCCGCGCTGTTCAACTCCGGTGCCGAGGCGGTGGAGAACGCCGTGAAGGTCGCCCGGCACGCCACCGGGCGGCAGGCGGTGGTGGTCTTCGACCATGCGTACCACGGCCGGACCAACCTGACCATGGCGTTGACCGCGAAGAACATGCCGTACAAGCACCGGTTCGGGCCGTTCGCCGGGGAGATCCACCGGGTGCCGATGTCGTACCCGCTGCGCGACGGTGGGCTGTCCGGGGCCGAGGCGGCGGCCCGGGCGATCGACACGATCGAGAAGCAGGTCGGGGCGGAGAACGTGGCCGCGCTGCTGATCGAGCCGATCCAGGGCGAGGGCGGTTTCGTCGTACCGGCGGCGGGTTTCCTGCCGGCGATGCGCCAGTGGGCGACGGCGGCCGGGGTGGTGTTCGTCGCCGACGAGATCCAGACCGGTTTCTGCCGTACCGGGGACTGGTTCGCCTGCGACCACGAGCGGGTCGTGCCGGATCTGGTCACCCTGGCCAAGGGCATCGCCGGCGGGCTGCCGCTGGCGGCGGTGACCGGCCGGGCGGAGCTGATGGACGCGGTGCACGTCGGTGGCCTCGGCGGCACCTACGGCGGCAACCCGATCGCCTGCGCGGCGGCGCTGGCGAGCATCGAGACGATGCGGGAGCTGGACCTGGCCGCCGCCGCCCGGCGGATCGGGTCGGTGCTCGCCGACCGGTTGCGTGCCATCGCCGCCCGCGACCCCCGGATCGCCGAAATACGCGGCCGGGGCGCGATGCTGGCCGTGGAGCTGGTCCGGCCGGGCACCCTGGTCCCGGACCCGGCCGCCGCCAGCGCCGTCTCGGCGGCCTGTCACGCGGCCCGCCTGCTCACCCTCACCTGCGGCACCTACGGCAACGTGCTGCGGTTCCTGCCGCCGCTGGTGATCTCCGACGACGAGCTGGCCCGTGGCCTGGACATCCTGGACGCCGCCTTCGGCTGACCGCCGACGGCGCTCAGCGCACCAACTCGACCAGGTTGCGCCGGATCACGTTCTTGCCGGGCTCCCGGACCAGCTCCATCGCTGCGGCGTTGAGCAGCACACAACTGCCCGACGGCCCACTCACCGACACCGTCGCCGCCCTGCCGTTGTCCAGATTCGTCACCCGCAACCGGGTGCCCACCGGGAACCGGTCACTCGTCGCGGCCGGGGCACCGCCCTCGGCGGAGAAGGTGATCGATCCACTGCACGCACCCGGTTGGGCAGCCACCCCCGTCGACGGCTTCGTCGGCCGGGGGGCGGCCGGAGGCTGGGCGGCACCGGGCCGGGTCTCGCCGGGCGCGGGGGCCGCCGGCACCTCGGCGACGGCCCGCTCCACCAGGTTGCGCCGGATCACGTTCTTGCCAGGCTCCCGGACCAGCTCCATCGCGGCGGCGTTGAGCAGCACACAACTGCCCGACGGCCCACTCACCGACACCGTCGCCACCTTGCCGTTGTCGAGATTTGTCACCCGCAACCGTGTCCCGACCGGAAACCGGTCACTCGTCGCGGCGGGCTCCCCACCCTCGGCGGAGAAGGTGACCGACCCGGAGCAGAGGCTCGGGCGGGTGGGCGTGGTGTCGGCGAACCCGAATCCGGTCCCCACCGCCACCACCGCCGTGGCGATCACCGCCACCCCCGCCGCCAGTACGTGCTTGCGCTGCACCTTCACCACGTCTCCCCTCGCCGCCGTTGCCTGCACCGCCTGATACGGCCCCCGACCCTCCCCCGTTCAACCCCACCCGCCACCACCCCCGCGATCCCAATGTCGATCAAGGAGTTGCGGTGGGCCTTTCACCCCTCTGATGCCGATTTCCGCTCCCCACAACTCCATGATCGACCAGTCAGGTTCGGAGGAGTTCGGCTATCTGGGTGGTGATGTGGGAGGGGCGGTGGTAGAGGTCGCGGGCGGTGAAGTGGCGCATGCGCCAGCCGCGGGCGGCCAGCCAGTTCATCCGGGTACGGTCGTGGTCCAGGCGGTCGCGGTCGAGATGGGACAGGCCGTCGTACTCGATGCCGACCCGTGATCGTCGGTATCCGAGGTCCAGTCGGTAGCGCTGGAAACCCGCGTCGTCCGACACCCAGATCTGCGGTTCTGGCGTCGGCAGCCCGCCGTCGATCAGGACCAGCCGGAGTTGGCTCTCCTGCCGGCACTCCGACCTGGGATCGGCGAGCCGCACCAACTGCCGCGCCTGGTCGACACCCCGCAACCGCGCGTGCCGACCAAGCTCGGCAGCCAGTTCCTCAGCGTGGCAGGCACCCACCCGTAGGCACAGGTCGAGAAGTGGCAGTGCGTCCAGCCGGGCGACCGTCCGGGCCAGGTCCACCGCGCACCGGTCCGCGGGTGCGCACGGGAGGCCGGCCAGCAGGACCGGATCAGGTACGGGAAGCACCGCCTGATGCACCACGACGCCCCGAATCTGCGGCACCCGCCCGCCGACCGGCACGATCACATGAAGATCCTCGCTGGGTACGGCACCGAACCCGTGCAGTTGAGCACCCGAGTGAAAGCCGACAACGGCCCCCTCCGGAAGCCGATGCAAGAGGGCCTGCCACCGGACGCCCTCCTCACCCCCCGCCCCGCCGACACCCCTCGGGTGCCGCCCACTCCCCGACAGCCGCCCAATCCCCGGCGGCCGGACACTCCCCGACGGCCGGACACTCCCTGGCCCACCGACATCCCCCGGCCCGTAGACGCCTCGCGACCACCGGCGCAGTTCCCCATCACCGACCGCCCGCCGAACCCCCTCCCGACTCCATCCAGCCGACAACAACTCCGCATACCGAAACAGCTGCCCCGCCACAGTCACCCACCCTGCCCACCACCCCACCTCCCCACCACCCCC harbors:
- a CDS encoding SUKH-3 domain-containing protein — protein: MIDRQQAEQLADVWARRDSQRLGYECRATLDEFDLGYVIRSTVDRAVDTNPGDLPTTVVDKETGEVTTWPRVPAAVVQQMYRRSRPAGVPAPRTVDPAILLLREIRRLPTPATVAHLTVDGRTYVGHGAKGDVELRHHPLVRAYLDELPPGHLVRGGDRHAELIVVSDLLHEYDHRRAAAGQPSLTMPEAESLLLATGVDVFLVREPGDPNAGPAERPCDSCLNFLVHFAVVGWSELAFTRQWRPGRQAAPEPGRFPPEVADALVSAGWRPGFGDDGLAEEAITETREISSRHPALDAALDALTKFPGLASGRRGPGRQVWISRFSIDPVHAAYTVDTLADFGAVLGVRLFPIGAQHPDGILAVDEHGRVFALDQAGEWFLGDDVDAALTTLLLGLTPPRVRDDGTW
- a CDS encoding gamma-aminobutyraldehyde dehydrogenase; this translates as MSDQQQLRNFVDGAYVDPVDGGYADLIDPCTGDVFAQAPVSGTADVDAAMRAAATAFETWRDTTPAERQRAMLKLADAVESRAAELVDAEVRNTGKPRQLTAEEELPPAVDQFRFFAGAARLLEGRSAGEYLAGHTSYVRREPIGVCAQVTPWNYPLMMAVWKIAPALAAGNTVVLKPSDTTPVSTLLLAEIAAEFFPPGVFNVVCGDRDTGRTLVAHPTPQLVSITGSTRAGMEVASAAAPDLKRTHLELGGKAPVVVFDDADVAAAAEAIAMGGYFNAGQDCTAATRVLVGPGVHDDFVSALAEQARNTRTGGPDDADVLYGPLNNANQLARVSGFVDRLPDHAELHTGGARVGGRGYFYSPTVVSGVRQADEIIQQEVFGPVITVQRFDDEDEAVRWANGVDYGLSASVWTKDHGRAMRMTRRLDFGCVWVNTHIPFVSEMPHGGFKHSGHGKDLSVYSLEDYTRIKHVMHHIEG
- a CDS encoding endonuclease domain-containing protein — encoded protein: MIVPVGGRVPQIRGVVVHQAVLPVPDPVLLAGLPCAPADRCAVDLARTVARLDALPLLDLCLRVGACHAEELAAELGRHARLRGVDQARQLVRLADPRSECRQESQLRLVLIDGGLPTPEPQIWVSDDAGFQRYRLDLGYRRSRVGIEYDGLSHLDRDRLDHDRTRMNWLAARGWRMRHFTARDLYHRPSHITTQIAELLRT
- the gabT gene encoding 4-aminobutyrate--2-oxoglutarate transaminase, whose amino-acid sequence is MVSSAELHRRRGAAVARGVGSVISSYVDTASGGTIVDVEGREWIDFAAGIAVTSVGNSAPRVVEAVRAQVERFTHTCFMVAPYESYVAVCEQLNALTPGTFEKRSALFNSGAEAVENAVKVARHATGRQAVVVFDHAYHGRTNLTMALTAKNMPYKHRFGPFAGEIHRVPMSYPLRDGGLSGAEAAARAIDTIEKQVGAENVAALLIEPIQGEGGFVVPAAGFLPAMRQWATAAGVVFVADEIQTGFCRTGDWFACDHERVVPDLVTLAKGIAGGLPLAAVTGRAELMDAVHVGGLGGTYGGNPIACAAALASIETMRELDLAAAARRIGSVLADRLRAIAARDPRIAEIRGRGAMLAVELVRPGTLVPDPAAASAVSAACHAARLLTLTCGTYGNVLRFLPPLVISDDELARGLDILDAAFG